From Cronobacter turicensis z3032, the proteins below share one genomic window:
- the flgN gene encoding Flagella synthesis protein flgN has protein sequence MSRLSELLDQMTTVLNSLKSVMDAEQQQLSAGSLNSSALQRITEEKSSLLATLDYLEQQRRSEQNTHRDAPPDMAQRWQTITQKTLHLRDLNQHNGWLLEGQMTRNAQALAVLKPLQEPALYGANGQTAASMHRGGKKIAI, from the coding sequence ATGAGCCGTCTGTCAGAACTGTTAGACCAAATGACAACTGTACTGAATTCGCTGAAATCGGTGATGGATGCGGAGCAGCAACAGCTATCAGCGGGCAGCCTCAACAGTAGTGCGCTTCAGCGCATCACCGAAGAGAAAAGCTCGTTGCTGGCCACGCTGGACTATCTGGAACAGCAGCGCCGCAGCGAACAGAATACGCACCGCGACGCGCCGCCGGATATGGCGCAGCGCTGGCAGACGATTACTCAGAAAACCCTGCATTTGCGCGATTTGAACCAGCATAACGGCTGGTTGCTCGAAGGCCAGATGACGCGTAACGCACAGGCGCTGGCGGTGTTAAAACCGCTTCAGGAGCCGGCGCTTTACGGCGCTAACGGGCAGACTGCCGCGAGTATGCATCGCGGCGGGAAGAAAATCGCCATCTGA
- the flgM gene encoding Negative regulator of flagellin synthesis: MSIERTSPLKPVSTVQPRENSEPQAPKARPTETAAAGSASVTLSGAQAKLMKPGADDINVERVEALKAAIRNGELKMDTGKIADALIQEAQSFLQDK; this comes from the coding sequence ATGAGCATTGAACGCACGTCACCCCTGAAACCAGTGAGTACGGTGCAACCGCGCGAAAACAGTGAACCGCAGGCACCAAAAGCCCGTCCGACCGAAACCGCGGCGGCAGGTAGCGCCAGCGTCACCTTAAGCGGCGCCCAGGCAAAACTGATGAAGCCTGGCGCTGATGACATCAACGTTGAGCGTGTGGAAGCGCTGAAGGCCGCCATTCGTAATGGCGAGCTGAAAATGGATACCGGCAAAATCGCCGATGCGCTTATCCAGGAAGCTCAGAGTTTCTTGCAGGATAAATAA
- the flgA gene encoding Flagella basal body P-ring formation protein flgA yields the protein MFADMLNAQLTPFFLQRLAGISDAVVVTVKTPEPQRLTCDNPDFSLPGNARLWGNLSVQVRCGDQKRYMQVNVQAFGNYVVASQPVARGGTLNESNLRLERGRLDLLPPNAMLNLDQAREAVTLRDLAPNQPVMLSMVRQSWRVKAGQQVQIIANGEGFSINGEGRALNNAAVAQNARVRMASGQVVSGIVGSDGIILINL from the coding sequence ATTTTCGCCGATATGCTCAACGCGCAGCTGACGCCTTTCTTTTTGCAGCGTCTGGCGGGAATTAGCGATGCGGTGGTGGTGACGGTGAAAACGCCGGAGCCGCAGAGACTGACTTGCGACAATCCTGATTTCAGCCTGCCGGGCAATGCGCGTCTGTGGGGAAACCTTAGCGTGCAGGTACGGTGCGGCGATCAGAAACGGTATATGCAGGTCAACGTTCAGGCCTTCGGGAACTATGTGGTGGCAAGCCAGCCTGTCGCGCGCGGCGGCACGCTGAACGAATCCAACCTGCGTCTTGAGCGCGGTCGTCTGGATCTCCTGCCCCCAAACGCTATGCTCAATCTTGACCAGGCGCGCGAAGCTGTTACCCTGCGTGACCTCGCGCCAAATCAGCCGGTAATGCTGTCGATGGTACGTCAGTCCTGGCGTGTAAAAGCGGGTCAGCAAGTACAGATTATCGCCAACGGCGAAGGCTTTAGCATTAATGGCGAAGGCCGGGCCCTGAACAATGCGGCGGTGGCGCAAAACGCCCGGGTAAGAATGGCCTCAGGCCAGGTGGTAAGCGGCATCGTGGGTTCTGATGGGATTATTCTGATTAACCTGTAA
- the flgB gene encoding Flagellar basal-body rod protein flgB, translated as MLDKLDAALRFQQEAINLRAQRQEILAANIANADTPGYQARDIDFASQLKKVMDQGRASGSTMTLAMTSSRHIPAQASTGASLDLLYRVPDQPSMDGNTVDMDRERTQFADNSLKYQTDLQVLGGQIKSMMSVLQQQ; from the coding sequence ATGCTCGATAAACTGGACGCCGCGCTGCGCTTTCAACAGGAAGCAATCAATTTACGCGCTCAGCGTCAGGAGATCCTGGCGGCCAATATCGCCAACGCCGATACCCCCGGTTATCAGGCGCGCGATATTGATTTCGCCAGCCAACTGAAAAAAGTGATGGATCAGGGCCGCGCGTCAGGAAGCACCATGACGCTCGCCATGACCTCATCACGCCATATACCGGCTCAGGCGTCGACCGGCGCTTCTCTTGATTTGCTGTACCGCGTGCCGGATCAGCCGTCGATGGATGGCAACACCGTCGACATGGACCGTGAGCGTACCCAGTTTGCCGACAACAGCCTGAAGTATCAGACCGATCTGCAGGTTCTTGGCGGCCAAATCAAGAGCATGATGTCCGTGCTGCAGCAACAGTAA
- the flgC gene encoding Flagellar basal-body rod protein flgC → MALLNIFDIAGSAMTAQSKRMNVAASNLANADSATGPDGQPYRAKQVIFQVDAAPGAATGGVKVTDVVESQAPDKLVYEPGNPLADAKGYVRMPNVDVVGEMVNSMSASRSYQANVEVLNTVKSMMLKTLTLGQ, encoded by the coding sequence ATGGCGCTTTTAAATATTTTCGACATTGCCGGTTCCGCGATGACCGCGCAATCCAAACGCATGAACGTGGCGGCAAGTAACCTTGCCAACGCCGACAGTGCGACCGGGCCGGATGGCCAGCCTTATCGCGCAAAGCAAGTGATTTTCCAGGTTGATGCCGCGCCAGGCGCCGCCACCGGCGGCGTAAAGGTAACGGATGTCGTGGAAAGTCAGGCGCCGGACAAACTGGTCTATGAGCCAGGCAACCCGCTGGCGGATGCCAAGGGTTATGTCCGTATGCCGAACGTTGACGTGGTCGGCGAGATGGTGAACTCCATGTCCGCCTCACGCAGCTACCAGGCCAACGTAGAAGTGCTGAACACCGTGAAAAGCATGATGCTGAAAACGCTCACGCTCGGTCAATAA
- the flgD gene encoding Basal-body rod modification protein flgD, with translation MTGSNASDLQSSFLTLLVAQLKNQDPTNPMQNNELTTQLAQISTVSGIEKLNTTLGSISGQIDNSQSLAASALIGHGVMIPGSTILTGKDTTTPFGVELQQAADKVTATVTDKSGKVVRTIEIGALSAGVHTFSWDGSMSDGTKAPDGSYNVSIAASNGGTQLVAQPLNFALVNGITRSNGSNLLDLGTYGTTTLDQVRQII, from the coding sequence CTGACAGGGAGCAATGCCTCGGACCTGCAAAGCAGCTTCCTGACGCTTTTGGTGGCGCAGCTGAAAAACCAGGACCCGACCAACCCGATGCAGAACAACGAACTGACCACGCAGCTTGCGCAGATCAGCACCGTGAGCGGCATCGAGAAACTGAACACCACGCTCGGATCTATCTCCGGCCAGATCGATAACAGCCAGTCGCTTGCGGCGAGCGCGCTTATCGGTCACGGCGTGATGATCCCGGGCAGCACCATTCTGACCGGCAAAGACACCACGACACCGTTTGGCGTCGAGTTGCAACAGGCCGCAGATAAAGTTACCGCCACTGTCACTGATAAGAGCGGGAAAGTCGTTCGTACCATCGAAATCGGCGCGCTGAGCGCTGGCGTCCATACCTTCTCTTGGGATGGCTCGATGAGCGACGGCACCAAGGCGCCGGATGGCTCCTACAACGTCTCCATTGCCGCAAGCAACGGTGGCACCCAGTTGGTCGCACAGCCGCTTAACTTCGCGTTGGTAAACGGCATTACGCGAAGCAACGGTTCGAACCTGCTGGATCTGGGCACCTACGGGACCACGACACTCGACCAGGTACGGCAAATTATTTAA